From Fibrobacter sp. UWB5, a single genomic window includes:
- a CDS encoding diaminopimelate dehydrogenase: protein MAKIAILGYGNLGRGVECAVKQAPDMELVAVFTRRDPSTVKIQTAGVPVLNVSEMEAWKDKVDVLIICGGSATDLPVLTPKYASMFNVIDSFDTHAKIPQHFAAVDAAAKGANKIAMISVGWDPGMFSLNRVYAQSILPEGKDYTFWGKGVSQGHSDAVRRIKGVKNAKQYTCPVEAALEAVRSGSMPELTTRQKHTRLVYVVAEEGADKAYIENAIKTMPNYFDEYDTTVNFISEEEFNKNHSGLAHGGFVIRTGKTGMNKEHTHVIEYSLKLDSNPEFTTSVLVAYARAALRMKANGQTGCKTVLDVPPAYLSTLSDEDLRAHCL from the coding sequence ATGGCAAAGATCGCTATTCTCGGTTACGGAAACCTCGGTCGCGGCGTGGAATGCGCTGTGAAGCAGGCTCCGGATATGGAACTCGTCGCTGTTTTCACTCGTCGTGACCCCTCTACGGTCAAGATTCAGACGGCTGGCGTTCCGGTGCTGAACGTTTCTGAAATGGAAGCCTGGAAGGACAAGGTGGACGTGCTCATCATTTGCGGTGGCTCTGCTACGGACCTGCCGGTGCTCACCCCGAAGTACGCCTCCATGTTCAATGTGATTGATTCCTTCGACACCCACGCCAAGATCCCGCAGCACTTCGCTGCCGTTGACGCTGCTGCCAAGGGCGCAAACAAGATTGCCATGATTTCTGTGGGTTGGGACCCGGGCATGTTCAGCCTGAACCGCGTGTACGCCCAGTCCATCCTCCCGGAAGGCAAGGACTACACGTTCTGGGGCAAGGGCGTTAGCCAGGGCCACAGCGACGCTGTCCGCCGCATCAAGGGCGTGAAGAATGCGAAGCAGTACACCTGCCCGGTGGAAGCGGCTCTCGAAGCCGTGCGTAGCGGTTCCATGCCGGAACTCACCACGCGCCAGAAGCACACGCGTCTGGTTTATGTGGTGGCCGAAGAAGGTGCCGACAAGGCCTATATCGAAAACGCCATCAAGACGATGCCGAACTACTTCGACGAATACGACACCACGGTGAACTTCATCAGCGAAGAAGAATTCAACAAGAACCACAGCGGCCTCGCTCACGGTGGTTTCGTGATCCGTACCGGCAAGACCGGCATGAACAAGGAACACACCCACGTGATCGAATACAGCCTCAAGCTCGATTCCAACCCGGAATTCACGACGAGCGTTCTCGTGGCTTACGCCCGCGCGGCTCTCCGCATGAAGGCAAACGGCCAGACCGGCTGCAAGACCGTTCTCGATGTGCCGCCTGCATACCTCAGCACTCTGAGCGATGAAGACCTGAGAGCGCACTGCTTGTAA
- a CDS encoding dUTP diphosphatase, with product MTTKTIKIQYLDDSIPKLTYIGGKSDWIDLAAAETVTLKAGEFRLIHLGVAMKLPEGYEAHIAPRSSTFKNFGILQANSVGVVDSSYCGANDWWKMPVYATRDVTIEKGSRIAQFRIMEIQPTLTFEEGALDGADRGGFGSTGI from the coding sequence ATGACCACGAAGACGATTAAAATTCAGTACCTTGACGATTCCATCCCGAAACTCACTTACATTGGCGGCAAGTCTGACTGGATTGACCTCGCCGCGGCAGAGACCGTGACGCTCAAGGCGGGGGAGTTCAGGCTCATTCACCTGGGGGTGGCGATGAAGTTGCCCGAGGGCTACGAGGCGCATATCGCTCCGCGCAGTTCCACATTCAAGAACTTCGGTATTCTGCAGGCGAATTCCGTGGGCGTGGTGGACTCCAGTTACTGCGGTGCCAACGACTGGTGGAAAATGCCCGTGTACGCTACCCGCGACGTGACCATCGAGAAGGGGAGCCGCATCGCTCAGTTCCGCATCATGGAAATCCAGCCAACGCTCACCTTCGAAGAAGGTGCTCTCGACGGCGCTGACCGCGGCGGCTTCGGCAGCACGGGAATCTGA
- a CDS encoding RNA methyltransferase → MRKFRVVLVEPEHPHNVGFVARAMHCYALDELYIVYPKRDKVIENSYHTAPNSHDVLDKATIVHKFEDAIGDCACAVAFSRRIYGSAIKHTMMPGLAELLPENGTIALVFGRESCGLETEEVNACTYQCEIPVPGLMSLNLAQAVTVGLYELCRSGALANGEGRAKRGSKGACETAPATIDQIDSFKKFLDRYLTGQYHDQSWRDNFLNTLLQRLHPTRNELSALFGLIRNLAKKPARLEQAADKAAKAAAESAESK, encoded by the coding sequence ATGCGCAAATTCAGAGTTGTACTTGTTGAACCGGAACATCCGCACAATGTGGGCTTTGTGGCCCGCGCCATGCACTGCTACGCCCTCGACGAGCTTTATATCGTTTACCCGAAGCGCGACAAGGTAATTGAAAATTCCTACCATACGGCTCCGAACAGCCACGATGTCTTGGATAAGGCGACCATCGTGCATAAGTTCGAAGATGCCATCGGTGATTGCGCATGCGCTGTCGCATTCAGCCGCCGCATTTACGGTTCTGCCATCAAGCATACCATGATGCCCGGGCTTGCAGAACTCTTGCCCGAGAATGGAACCATTGCGCTGGTGTTCGGTCGCGAATCTTGCGGCCTTGAAACCGAAGAAGTGAACGCTTGCACTTACCAGTGCGAAATACCGGTGCCGGGCCTTATGAGTCTCAACTTGGCCCAGGCGGTAACGGTTGGCCTTTATGAACTCTGCCGCAGCGGTGCACTTGCCAACGGCGAAGGCCGTGCCAAGCGCGGAAGCAAGGGTGCTTGCGAAACGGCTCCTGCCACCATCGACCAGATTGACAGCTTCAAGAAATTCCTGGACCGCTATCTGACGGGCCAGTATCACGACCAGTCTTGGCGTGACAACTTCCTCAATACGCTCTTGCAGCGCCTGCACCCGACCCGCAACGAACTTTCGGCGTTGTTCGGACTCATCCGCAATCTCGCGAAAAAGCCCGCTCGCCTCGAACAAGCTGCCGACAAGGCCGCAAAGGCTGCGGCAGAATCTGCTGAATCGAAATAA
- a CDS encoding sugar phosphate nucleotidyltransferase: MENFLVNNDSLNVLILAAGLGTRLRPLTNDVPKPLVPVVDASILDLQARKARAIGNVRLHANAHYLADQVVAAGETLGFEKVWVELPDILGTAGPLKRIYNEGYRGGLLIMNGDAYCDFDLKAFVENAQALAAQPDGPQVALLAVDFPKVNTFRVGADGRLAGVVGRFGSEEGLPATFSGVSWYSDEALSRIRDGEFDIREFWKQEIAAVRAPFVDMTQRHATWIDMGSPEGLMNAVEARLKELGRDVNEAVIEDGVQVPAGVTIKHSVIYAGAEIKAGEVIENEIRGRGFKWEV; this comes from the coding sequence ATGGAAAATTTCCTTGTGAATAACGATTCCCTGAATGTTTTGATCCTGGCGGCGGGCCTTGGAACCCGTCTGCGCCCGCTCACGAATGACGTGCCGAAGCCCCTTGTTCCCGTGGTTGATGCTTCGATTCTGGACTTGCAGGCCCGTAAGGCGCGCGCCATCGGAAATGTTCGTTTGCATGCAAATGCCCATTACCTGGCCGACCAGGTGGTGGCGGCGGGTGAAACTTTAGGTTTCGAAAAAGTCTGGGTGGAACTACCCGATATCCTTGGGACGGCTGGTCCGCTCAAGCGCATTTATAACGAGGGCTACCGCGGTGGCCTCCTGATTATGAATGGCGATGCCTATTGCGATTTCGACTTGAAGGCTTTTGTTGAAAATGCGCAGGCGTTGGCTGCCCAACCGGATGGCCCGCAGGTGGCTTTGCTCGCGGTGGATTTTCCGAAGGTGAATACGTTCCGCGTGGGTGCGGACGGTCGCTTGGCCGGTGTGGTCGGGCGCTTTGGCAGCGAAGAAGGTTTGCCTGCAACATTTTCGGGCGTTTCGTGGTACAGCGATGAGGCTCTTTCGCGCATTCGCGACGGGGAATTCGATATCCGTGAATTTTGGAAGCAAGAAATTGCGGCTGTGCGCGCTCCGTTCGTGGATATGACGCAACGGCATGCGACTTGGATCGATATGGGCTCGCCCGAAGGCTTGATGAATGCGGTGGAGGCTCGCTTGAAGGAGCTTGGCCGCGACGTGAACGAAGCTGTCATTGAAGATGGCGTTCAAGTGCCTGCAGGCGTGACCATCAAGCATTCCGTGATTTATGCCGGTGCCGAGATAAAGGCCGGCGAAGTAATTGAAAACGAAATCCGCGGTCGCGGTTTTAAGTGGGAAGTTTAG